One window of Candidatus Mycobacterium wuenschmannii genomic DNA carries:
- a CDS encoding acyl-CoA dehydrogenase family protein → MSRYAEEQVDQLPFSTPEKSERYRTENYRGAVGRNWYLSDPTLQRTVAYYLTPDELAVAEPHLDGIGALMGGPVARWAEQTDRNPAHLERYDRWGHDVSEVVQPPSFVESKRAVLAAQQALKDDARQAGFRSSMPLFAANYLLDQADIGLGCALGTGGGMVKSLVAAYAPADVREHVLDKFASGEWEGETAQLLTERAGGSDLGALETTATRDGDAWRLNGFKWFASNCDGQVFVVLAKPEGAPDSSRGAASFLVLRNRRDGSRNGIRIRRLKDKLGTRSVASGEIELVDAEAFLLSGEPTAESESQASDGKGLGRMMELTNAARLGIALFALGNSRRALVESLCYARQREAFGGRLIGKPLMRRKLAEMIVDVEAAQAMVFDGVGLPNHRQPRPIRQRIAVPVTKLKVCRLGITMASDAIEIHGGNGYIETWPVARLLRDAQVNTIWEGADNILCLDVRRGIERIGAHEPLLERLHDAISVSDDDETTRLVRRRVEDLEAAIAAWAKLPADVAEARLFPLSAFMGDVYAGALLTEQAAWEQATGGTDRKALVARLYARRHLMEAGPLRGIDHDVDEGLERFDELADGAFTADSPQAPAAPTG, encoded by the coding sequence ATGAGCCGGTACGCCGAAGAGCAGGTCGACCAGCTGCCGTTCAGCACTCCGGAGAAGTCGGAGCGCTACCGGACCGAGAACTACCGCGGCGCCGTCGGCCGCAACTGGTACCTGAGCGATCCCACCCTGCAGCGGACGGTGGCCTACTACTTGACGCCCGACGAGTTGGCCGTCGCCGAGCCGCATCTGGACGGGATCGGCGCGCTGATGGGCGGTCCGGTGGCCCGGTGGGCCGAGCAGACCGACCGCAACCCGGCGCACCTCGAGCGCTACGACCGCTGGGGCCACGACGTCAGCGAGGTGGTCCAGCCGCCGTCGTTCGTCGAGTCCAAGCGCGCGGTGCTGGCCGCGCAGCAGGCGCTCAAGGACGACGCGCGGCAGGCCGGTTTCCGGTCGTCGATGCCGCTGTTCGCCGCGAACTACCTGCTGGATCAGGCCGATATCGGCCTGGGCTGCGCGCTGGGAACCGGCGGCGGAATGGTCAAGTCACTGGTTGCTGCCTACGCTCCGGCCGACGTTCGGGAGCACGTGCTGGACAAGTTCGCCAGCGGCGAGTGGGAGGGCGAGACCGCGCAGCTGCTGACCGAGCGGGCCGGTGGCTCCGACCTCGGGGCGCTCGAAACCACCGCCACCCGAGACGGAGATGCCTGGCGGCTCAACGGTTTCAAGTGGTTCGCGTCCAACTGCGACGGCCAGGTGTTCGTGGTGTTGGCCAAGCCCGAGGGCGCTCCCGACTCCAGCCGCGGGGCGGCGAGCTTCCTGGTGTTGCGCAATCGACGCGACGGCTCCCGCAACGGGATCCGGATCCGACGGCTCAAGGACAAGCTGGGCACCCGGTCGGTGGCCTCCGGCGAGATCGAGCTCGTCGACGCCGAGGCTTTCCTACTGTCCGGCGAGCCAACCGCCGAGTCCGAATCGCAGGCCTCCGACGGCAAGGGTCTGGGCCGGATGATGGAGCTGACCAACGCCGCCCGGCTGGGCATCGCCCTGTTCGCGCTGGGTAATTCGCGGCGCGCGCTGGTCGAATCGCTCTGTTACGCAAGGCAGCGAGAGGCCTTCGGTGGCCGGCTGATCGGTAAGCCGCTGATGCGCCGCAAGCTCGCCGAGATGATCGTCGACGTCGAGGCGGCGCAGGCGATGGTGTTCGACGGCGTCGGATTACCGAACCACCGCCAACCCCGGCCGATCCGCCAGCGCATCGCGGTGCCGGTCACCAAACTCAAGGTGTGCCGGCTCGGCATCACGATGGCCTCTGACGCCATCGAGATCCACGGCGGCAACGGGTATATCGAAACCTGGCCGGTGGCAAGGCTTTTGCGCGATGCTCAGGTCAACACGATCTGGGAGGGTGCCGACAACATCCTCTGCCTGGACGTGCGGCGTGGCATCGAGCGCATCGGCGCCCACGAGCCGCTGCTGGAACGGCTGCACGACGCGATCTCGGTGTCCGACGACGACGAGACCACCCGGCTGGTGCGGCGGCGCGTCGAGGACCTCGAGGCGGCCATCGCCGCCTGGGCCAAACTGCCCGCCGACGTGGCGGAGGCACGACTCTTTCCGCTGTCGGCGTTCATGGGCGATGTCTATGCGGGCGCCCTGTTGACCGAACAGGCGGCCTGGGAGCAGGCGACCGGCGGCACCGACCGCAAGGCCTTGGTGGCGCGACTCTATGCCCGCCGCCACCTCATGGAGGCGGGCCCGCTGCGCGGTATCGACCACGACGTCGACGAGGGACTCGAGCGCTTCGACGAGCTTGCTGACGGAGCATTCACTGCGGACTCTCCACAGGCTCCGGCCGCGCCGACTGGCTAG
- the dapC gene encoding succinyldiaminopimelate transaminase → MSALLPEFPWDTLADVTALARSHPGGIVDLSVGTPVDPVAPLIRDALASASAEPGYPTTAGTLELRESAVAALDRRYGITGLAESAVLPVIGTKELIAWLPTLLGLGSADLVVVPELAYPTYDVGARLAGAQVLVADSLTQIGPQSPALLFVNSPGNPTGQVLGVDHLRKLVGWARERGVVVASDECYLGLAWDAEPLSVLHPSVSDGDHTGLLAVHSLSKSSSLAGYRAGFVAGDPALVGELLAVRKHAGMMVSRPVQAAMVAALDDDDHEREQRDRYRRRRDVLLPAFRAAGFTVDHSEAGLYLWVTRGEPCRDTVGWLAQRGILAAPGEFYGSRGAHHVRVALTATDERIAAAAERLQ, encoded by the coding sequence GTGTCGGCGTTATTGCCGGAGTTCCCGTGGGACACCCTGGCCGACGTGACCGCGCTGGCCAGGTCGCACCCCGGCGGCATCGTCGACCTCTCGGTCGGCACGCCGGTCGACCCGGTGGCCCCGCTGATCCGCGACGCGCTCGCCTCGGCCAGCGCCGAGCCGGGCTACCCGACCACCGCGGGCACCCTCGAACTGCGTGAGTCGGCAGTCGCCGCGCTGGATCGCCGCTACGGCATCACCGGGCTGGCCGAATCGGCCGTGCTGCCGGTGATCGGCACCAAGGAGCTGATCGCCTGGCTGCCGACGCTGCTGGGCCTGGGCTCCGCGGATTTGGTCGTGGTGCCCGAGCTGGCCTACCCGACGTACGACGTCGGGGCCCGGCTGGCCGGGGCGCAGGTGCTGGTCGCCGACTCGCTCACCCAGATCGGCCCGCAGTCGCCGGCGCTGCTGTTCGTGAACTCGCCGGGTAACCCGACCGGGCAGGTGCTGGGCGTCGACCATCTGCGCAAGCTGGTCGGCTGGGCGCGCGAACGCGGCGTCGTCGTGGCCTCCGACGAGTGTTACCTGGGGCTGGCCTGGGACGCCGAGCCGTTGTCGGTGCTGCATCCGTCGGTGTCCGACGGCGACCACACCGGTCTGCTGGCCGTGCACTCGCTGTCCAAGAGTTCCTCGCTGGCCGGCTACCGCGCCGGCTTCGTCGCGGGCGACCCCGCCTTGGTCGGCGAGCTCCTGGCGGTCCGCAAGCACGCCGGGATGATGGTGTCGCGGCCCGTGCAGGCGGCGATGGTCGCCGCGCTCGACGACGACGACCACGAGCGCGAGCAGCGCGACCGCTATCGGCGGCGCCGCGACGTCCTGCTTCCGGCGTTCCGCGCGGCCGGGTTCACCGTCGACCACTCCGAGGCCGGCCTCTATCTGTGGGTGACGCGCGGCGAACCGTGTCGCGACACCGTCGGCTGGCTCGCGCAGCGCGGCATCCTGGCGGCGCCCGGCGAGTTCTACGGGTCCCGCGGCGCCCACCACGTCCGGGTGGCGCTGACGGCCACCGACGAGCGCATTGCCGCCGCGGCCGAGCGGTTGCAATGA
- the fdxA gene encoding ferredoxin: MTYTIAQPCVDLKDKACIEECPVDCIYEGARMLFIHPDECVDCGACEPVCPVEAIYYEDDVPEQWSQYTQINADFFAELGSPGGAAKVGQTDNDPQPVKDLAPQEHD, from the coding sequence GTGACGTACACGATCGCCCAACCCTGCGTCGACCTGAAAGACAAGGCATGTATCGAAGAATGCCCGGTTGACTGCATCTATGAGGGCGCTCGGATGTTGTTCATCCACCCCGACGAATGCGTCGACTGCGGTGCCTGCGAGCCGGTCTGCCCGGTCGAGGCGATCTACTACGAGGACGATGTCCCCGAGCAGTGGAGCCAGTACACCCAGATCAACGCGGACTTCTTCGCCGAACTCGGATCTCCCGGTGGCGCAGCGAAAGTCGGCCAGACCGACAACGACCCGCAGCCGGTCAAGGATCTTGCGCCGCAGGAGCATGACTGA
- a CDS encoding PadR family transcriptional regulator, whose product MALPHAILVSLCEQSGSGYELTRRFDRSIGYFWSATHQQIYRTLRAMEGDGWVSATVVAQRGRPDKKVYTVSTAGRAELARWIAAPLTNPSTRELAVKLRGAAYSDRAALLEQVVAFRAERAAVLDTYRGFEKTQFPDPKALRDSALDQYLVLRGGIRTEEGTIDWLDEVASALEVNR is encoded by the coding sequence GTGGCACTCCCCCACGCGATCCTGGTCTCGCTCTGCGAACAATCCGGGTCCGGCTACGAGCTGACGCGCCGGTTCGACCGCTCGATCGGCTACTTCTGGAGCGCCACCCACCAGCAGATCTACCGCACGCTGCGGGCCATGGAGGGCGACGGCTGGGTGTCGGCCACGGTGGTGGCGCAACGGGGCCGCCCGGACAAGAAGGTCTACACGGTCTCCACCGCCGGGCGCGCCGAGCTGGCCCGCTGGATCGCGGCACCCCTGACCAACCCGAGCACACGCGAGCTCGCCGTCAAGCTGCGCGGCGCGGCCTACAGCGATCGCGCGGCGCTGCTCGAGCAGGTCGTCGCCTTCCGCGCCGAGCGCGCCGCCGTCCTGGACACCTACCGGGGATTCGAGAAGACGCAATTTCCCGACCCGAAGGCGTTGCGGGACAGCGCCTTAGACCAGTATTTGGTGCTGCGCGGCGGAATTCGCACCGAAGAAGGCACCATCGATTGGCTCGACGAAGTCGCCTCAGCCCTGGAGGTAAACCGATGA